GTCGAGTGAAAGAATGTTCCGGTCTGGAGGGAGGTATAGGGGACGACCAACAGGAGAGCCCACAGGAGGGGTGATGGCCCTGCGCTCCATAACACTGCCTGTCCTGTGATAACACATAGACACAGTTTTATGAGAAAGTTTATGTTTTCCACTGGCTAGTAGTTATCCTAATTACAAACCTAAATCACGAGGagagcatgtttacatttttcttaCACAGAGTGTAAAAGTGTGTAAATCAGGTATGGCCTATATTGGGACAAAATGTCCTGgatgatagtaaaacctgaaataatTAACACTGTGTGTAATGTCAATGTAATGTCATGTAATGAAAATCTGAAAATGCAAAAGAATTTCTGaaagttaggttttggggtaggttagtaaaggggataaaaaataaaaattagctcagtataaaaacagcAGAGGTCAATGGTAAAGTGACAAGTGACAATCATGTCAGTGTCTACATGCACACATTTAACTCTATACCTCGTGAGGTGGAATTTGGATGGTTGCTGGTGCGAGAAGGACTGAGAGCGGCCCAGACTAAGACTGGCCTGATGTCGGTCCAGAATGTCTCTGACTGCTGGGCTGGAAGGACTGTTCTTGCGAGACAAAGGTCGGGCATCAGGGGGAGGGTTGGATACGGATGCTGTGAACTGTAGCTTCAGCTTCATGTGCTGACTCAACTGAAATACAGAGAGGAATGGTAGAAACGCGTGAATTTATGTGTGTGGATCCAGCAAGCCCAAATTCAGTCCGAACTCAAGGTATTTGTTGGAGGCAAAGTTTATCTCTTCATCGAAAGAGGTTATGAGCAATGCAATAGTCCTTTCACATGCACACATAGgaccacacacatacaaaatctCTTCACCTCAAAAAGTCCTGCTCTGAGTATCTGGAAAGCCACACTGACGGAGATGGTACTGCCTTTCCGACAGTATCCTAGGTTGCTGAGAGGAGAATGACACACTACTGCATTTACTGCAGGGTCCTCTTTCTGCGCTCGACCTGTGAAGACGACAGAGGAGAATTGAAAAACTATAAGGACATAGACAGCAATGTAAAAATGGTTAACACACATGCTCTAGGTGCATTGTTTTGTGGTGCTAATGTGGGAGATGTTGATTCAGATCTGGCCCTGGTTGTGTCCTGATCTCGTCCTTCCCATAATTTCAAGAGCAGTCTCTTCTAGTACTTTTTCTCTCTGAATGATGTATATGTTTTTCTAAACCACTAACACAACACTTTTAAATTTACTGTCAATTTTCTCATTCCCCAACGTCCTCTGACCTTTCATTTCGGCCTTTTCTTTTTCACTTGCTTCCTGCTAAACAGGATCCGACAAATCTCTCTCGGCCTTCTTCAAACATCCTCCATGCACGCCCAACctctttttttccctttctcACCTTCAGGTGTCCAGACTAATCGGACAGCAAGGAAGTCCTGAAGGTTGTTGAGTAGAGTGTATCGCACCCGGAAATGCTCATGGGCCTTGACGGCACTGGGACAGCTGGCAGTCATGATGAAGCGTGGCCGGTCCAGCCTCACGCTAGGGAGACTATAGTGAGTGTAAATAGAATTGGTGAAGGGCAGTTTAGAAGTGGACCACTGTAAGACTGCAACCAATGGCACCTCCAATCCCTGcaccaaaaagacacacaaaaaagatAAATGTGTAAAGGCCTAGTGATAAATTTTTTGGGGTGTACCACACAAGATTGTCCAACATAATTCGAGCTGTCATAATGGCCCACCTCACTTGAATCATCCTGTGGCTGGTTACTGAGCTGCAATTGAAAGAGAAAGTTCTGCTCTTCCAAAGCATTGAGCAAGCTGGGAAGATGGCTAGATTCACTGTCCATCCTATAAAATGACGCCATAGCAACCGCTCCTGACTGATGACTGAAGAAAACCAAATAAACAAAGGGGTAAATCAtcaatataatagaatagaatcaacaaaacaatgtaatttattaaatcagtttaacagtttttttatttttttatttaaatcattaaacAGTTTTCTGAGATAAATCACGATTAATCCTGGTAtatggtacattaaaacaaacaataatatataattagAAATATATTAGGAGTATatattgttttcatgtcttttatttttaaaatctagttcctgttgtcatgtcatgtgatttcctgttccctcatgtgatcttgttttCATTAGtcaattgtttgattactttgttatcagtactagtttgtcattggtttagtttaataatcttgttatcttgtttatagttctgtctgttcattggttttcttgttacccacgtttgtgtatttaagccctcatgtttgccattgtctcttgtgaGCTATTGCTAATgtaactttgtttttttgttcatgtCAAGTCCATAGTTGAGTCGttcttgtttatgtttttttttattcacgtTTATAGTTAGGATTTCTGGTTATCATGATTTATAATAAACAGCACTTGGGTATATCACATCATTAAAAGCATCAGCATTGTTACAATAGAGTAAAATTAGACAAattttacaggtataaatctttgataaaagtatatttttacatgccataaaatcattTAACattctgtaattaaaagttgCGCAAAATCTCCTGACGTTTTCAAGtggacttttttaataatagtatcaaatgggcagatttagtttatatcaagctttattggaatttgccaatgcattattagatacTTTAAATACAGATATTTAAGGTCTTGAATGCTGACGTTtcatttgctgaagtttaaaatctcaaaactattttCTCTAGCTGCCGTTCAGTCTCTTTCGCGCACATGCTAGGTCTCTCTTGAGTGGTTTTGCTTTTGACTGGTTCAGACTgcagtgagtaaatgaagagatgGACGATGCAACGAGATACAGCAGCATAACCCATATCTCTCCCATACCTGGCTCACTGCTTGCAAGTGCagtctccattctctgtacagtaaatccactcccttgtatattacatattataatgcaatgtaatttaatgtaatgcATCAATATGAACAGATCTCTCTCAGATGAATCTGACTTGGGCAAAACTCCAAGatatttttaaacatgcagagagattatttatttttaacaaattatCTATTTTATATCCCTTCCAGTAACATATATGCATGGTTTTATTTCCCCTGTTCGCCATCACAAATAGCAACTAGATTTGCATTTAAGGAAATACCAGTGTTTGCAAGGTGCAACAGAACAGATTTAGGGAAGCTTAGGTTTTGGGGTTTTGTTCTGTGTAAATAAAACACCgtatcagagcattgctgttgtcatgacactaagcatgtgtcttgttttcaatcACCTTCACACAAGaataaatggttaaaaatgttGAAGTTAGACAAGATCAACCAGAATTTAGTATGCAAAACTTACAATGAAATCACTGTTATTACAGTTTGAATACTTGATATTCTATGAATTTAAAACAAAAGGGACATTttcaaactttaaaaataaatttcttaaaaagtaaaaagttgACGAAAATATAAAACAGATAGCACACCTAAGGCTGAAATcatcatcaacaaaaaaaaattgaatggGGTTGGTGTAGCAAGTGTTTTGAGCTGTAGGGGTTTAGAACAAACTGTAACgagaatgtttgaggaatatcaatacatGTGTAATATcttacataaaaatatttatcttaCCAAACATTGTCAACCAGCAGAACTGAGCCATCTGGCATCATTGGTAAGTATGAGGCATTGAAGTTAGGGAGGATTCTGACATCACGAACACACACTTCCTCTTGAGAACTCCTGTTTAACACTGAAAGCATCAGATGTTCATGCATACTTGCACAAAAAGAACGTCTGATAGGTAAAGACACAGGAAGCCACAAAGCTCAAACAGAAAGTGCAAGGTAAAAACCTACCGAAAGTCTACTGACCGCTGTAGCAATTCTGAGAAGTTTTGTGGTTGTTAAGCTGCTGTTTATTAGCATGAAACGGCACAATGATACAATTCTGACAAGCTTAGAGAAAATATATTCTTGCAAAAACACAAGCAAATAAATACATCCTCCCTTGAAGACTAGGCAGTGAGATACCAACGATATCATATTAAGAAGACACACAGCCACACACAGCTATGAAAAAGATATTGTGACCacttcaaatgtattttgaaacaATAAGATTTCAGGACAATGAGAATCACAATTGCATTAAATGGGTCATTTCATTAAGAAATCAAaatgtccttgatcttttgacatttaagagtttattaaaaacatactttaagtttcagaactcaaaacttactcCCTAATTCAAAAAGGGCATTTGTTAACACCAAGTTACAAAAATGGTTTGTTCTCCATTTCCGCGACTTCCCTAAATCACTTCATTAATGCATGGCCACTTCCACAGCAAAAGATCAATGCCTCCTATTACATCATTGCCTCTTTGGTTTGCCCACTGGTGTGCAGTCAGTCAGTGATGAGATCTGGACAGGTAGGGCCATTACTATACACCCAGAGGGACCACTGCTGTATCAGTTATTTAACAAACAAAGAGATAACGATGTCAAGGAAGATTCAAAAAGGTTGTGCCATTCCTGGCAGTGGAAATTTAGCATCTATGCATAGCCTTTTGAAGGATGACAATATTAGAAAAGAGTGGCTGCAAGTAATTTTTTATCCAATCATTCAATGTggtttatatgttttgtttggcACATTTCTCTAAGGATACTTTTGAGAACTATTATGATTCAGACTTTGCAAAGAAACTTGTATCGAAATATGGACCAGTGCTAACTACATTGGACACGACAGTAATGTCAATGACCAACAAATAATAATACTCttgtttctgtttgtgtctgtttgaCATGTAAGGAATTGTATAGTCAGCTGTTTTAATCGCAAACTAAACTATGATCAGGACTCCAACACGGAGCAGATTGTGCTTATTACATGGTTACTTCtcaaaaaaaatacacaatttcttatgaaatattgttttgagattaaataattgtattatgcaAGAACACATAGCACGGAGTGCAAAGAAAGACAATGATGTAGTACAACATGTATTTTGGCCGAAAGAATGCATCGGTACATgcattattctttatttatttatgtaaaaaaaacgaGGGCAATCCCTACTCCGTTCGACAGGTGGAGCGACTCCCCACCCGGCGAACATCCCGTATTCCGCATTACATGGGAGGCGAACACCCCGGTcgactgtatttatatatatcattatcGTATCACCATATCTTGAATGCCTAATAATATAAGTATTTGGGAGCAACAGTGTGCCGACTTTGTTCAGTTTTCGATTGTTATTTCAGTCGGAACAACTGTAGTAGTTTGATAGCGTACTCCACATAAATTAGGACATATAGTTATTAATTACTTCCTGGACTGAGTGCTTTCaggggaatgtttttttttttttttatccgctttttctccccaatttggaatgcccaattcccactacttagtaggtccttgtggtggcacggttactcaactcaatcctggtggcggaggacaagtcttagttgccttTGCTTCTGAGACAGTGAATCCACGCATCTTAGCACGTGGcttactgtgcatgacaccgcgtgtgactctactctcccaagcaaccaggccaatttggttgcttaggagactcagcAGTCACTCAgcagccctggattcgaactcgcgactccaagggttgtagtcagcgtcaatattcacggagctacccaggccccagtgcTTTCAGGGGGTTTTGTAAATTGCTTGCacgtttttattcttttattcttggCAAAAACAGTCCCACGAGTGTTGGTGGGGGGTGTTTGAACTTcaaagatgttagccaatcataacactatggtcctaataaagtgctcgatgtggtcttctgctgttgtagcgcATCCCCCCTCAAGGGTCTATGTGTTGTGCATGCTGAGATGCTAATCTGGTTATCAGAGTttccgtagactttctgtcagttcgaaccagtctgaacattcttcgttgacctctctcatcaacaaggtgtttcagtCCACAAATCTGacattcactggatgttttgtggcaccattctgagtaaactctagagactgttatgcatgaaaatcccaggagatcaacagttacataaatactcaaatcagcccctCTGGCACCAGCAATTATGCCattgtcgaaatcactgagatcacattttttccccattcggatggtttatgtgaaaattaactgaaggtgttcctaataaagtgctcagttagtgtACATTGAAGACTTAAAAAGGACAGCACAGAAAACCAAGAGCTTCAGACTGAGGGCCTGAGACAGCATGGAAAAAGGTCATGCCAAACTATATTATGACTGATTTTTgtgcaaaaacatttattaaaattataagtgaacctcaaggaaaataataaagtaaacaaaaatgcatGACATAACCCCTTTAATGATTAAAACAGATGCACTTTGTAAACAATATACAGTAGatacagagataaaaaaaaaaaagaaagagcagACATTACCTTTCAGGACGGTTAAGTGTCTCCCTGAAACAGTCATTTGCTGGCACTTCACTGTGGGAGGGGGCAGGACATTAAGAGTGGTGCTGACTGTtagcaaaagaaaaagaaaaagagtttAATAAAAACAGTCTATAtctaaaatgaacaaatgaaaaggTTTAAAATGCCTAGAAAAATCcatgaaataatataaaatacaacagtaaaaACATGACACTACATGAACACACCAAAACAAGATATTACAAATAaggaaaggaaggagaatctagGATAAAGTGACAACAGGGAACCATTCAGTCTGAGTTACCTGAGGTACTGCTGAATCCAAAATAATATTGTGCAGTATTGTGCTGATGGAAGCAAAAGCTCACCCTGGGCTTTGAAGGTGTTCAAGTCCTGGCGGAATGTTTGGCAGGGGCTTTTCTGTTGGAGGATGCTGAGGTAGCCATGTTCTTGGATCTCTGCTTTCCCCTCTTCTTGCTTCCACACAGTCACTATTATCTGCATTCAGGTACACAATACAATCTGGTATAATCAGCAACACACTTTATTGTGAGGTAATGTGGCATTGCATGTGCACTGGTGTTTGTTTTCATCTAGATTGCTTCACAGACATAATCCTTTGCATAAGAACCTTACACAAACAGCTCTAGGTCAGCAGAAACATTATGTGCACCAAAAACAAGAGTGTCAAATAATGTATGTGATGAAAGAAGACATACTGTCCTTATCAAATACTGTATAGGGTACTGATACACATGGATAAATGTATgcgtaaacatacacacacacacacacacacacacacacacacacacacacactactcataCCTTCACTTTGAGAGTGTTGACAGGGAGTTTATCCAGAGACACAGTCAGAGGAAAGATTACCTCGTCGTTTAAAACAACTGGCTCATCCACAGGAGACTAAGTAACAAAAAGGGTCAAAGAAACACTTCAAAGTGAGACAGGGTctgtatattattttcattagctacacaaCCTTGCCCTACTGCATGAATCTGTAATTTTTCAGCTTCTAGCCCTAGAgaggcacatttaaaaaaaggtttgCACTACTGGGTGTGACTGAAAGCAGAGCAAACAGGAGACTAAGCCCTTATTTCACATTGTGGGTTGTACTTTCCTAATCTGTGCAATCTGTTTGGTATACTAATCACCTTGATTTGCTATATAGTGCAtttataaagtattcagaccactcagtacttagttgaagcacctttggcagtggtTACAGCCTCAAATATTTTTAGTTATGATCCAACAAGCGTTGCACACTTGGATTTGGAGATTTTCTGTCATTGTTGtcagcagatcctctcaagctctgtcaggttggatggggaccgtcggtggacagccattttcaggtctctccagagatgttcgattgggttaaagtccgggctctggctgcaCCACTGAAGGACATTCACAAAGTTGTCCCCAAGCCACtcgtgttgtcttggctgtgtgcttggggtcattgacctgttggaaggtgaaccttttgCCCAGGCTGAGGTCCTGAGCACActagaccaggttttcattaaggagatctttgtattttgctgcattaagCTTTCCTAAAACCTTGACTAATCCCTGATACTGAAAAACACCCcgcagcatgatgctaccaccaccatgcttcaccgttgggatggtattggtGCAGGTAATGAgcagtttcctccagacatgatgcttggaattgaggccaaacagttcaatcttcatttaatCAGACAAGAGAATCttatttctcacagtctgagagtcctttaggtgcttgtTTATGtctcttgcactgaggagagggtTCCGTCTAGCCTCTGttataaagcccagattggtggagtgttgcattgacggttgtccttctgcaagtttctccccaCATGATCTCTGTTGTCCAGCTCAAGAAAGAGTCCttattgttccaaacttcttctatttaagaattatggaggccactgtgctcttgggaaccttcaatgtagctgattgtttttcttttttttgtagtcttccccagatctgtacctcaacacaatcctgtctctgagctctgcaagcAGTTCATTTGACCTCAtggtttggtttttgctctgatatgcattttctgctgtgagaccttatatagacaggtgtttgcctttccaaataatgtctaatcaatttaatttgccactgatggactccaatcaaagtgtagaaacatctcaaatatgatccagagaaatgagaTGAGATTTTTCatctcaatgtgatatttcagttttttctttttgatacattttaaaagttaatccaaatctggtttttgctttgtcattatggggtatggagtgtagattgatctgtttttttttttttgttgttgttgttgtatttgaagcatattagcataaggctgcaacatagcaaaatgtgaaaacatttagGGGTCTGAATTATTTCTGAAATCACCGAATGTACCTTGATGTGCTGTCACACACTTGTTAAGTATGAAGAATTTGTCCTCAACTCAAATTACTATTAAAAACCATGTGAAAGATTGCATTGAAAAAAATTTGTTTCTATAGATGTTATTTCCAATCtgttacaaaaatattttgcacGCTGACCAGACAGATGAATTAggtaaagggacagttcacccaaaaatgaaaattctctcatcatttacttactcatcatttaccctcatgccatcccagatgtgtatgactttcattcttctgctgaatacaaaaaaagttttttagaagaatatctctgctctgtaggtccaagaaATGTAAGTGACCGGTGGCCAGAACTCAGAAgtttcaaaaagcatataaaggcagcataaaagtaatccataagacttcagtggttaaataaataacttcagttcagaaaCAATATGATGTGTGGATGGGAAAccaacaaatcaatatttaaaaaacttttttttactataaattatcctccctgcccagtaggtggcgatatgcatgaagaatgtgaattgccaaaaacaaaagaaggtgaaagtggatatttatagtaaaaaaaaaaaaaaggacttcaatattaatctgtttctcactcacaaatATCATAACacttttaaagaaatggatttaaccactggagtcatatggattacttttatgctgcctttatagtTTTTTTgggacttcaaagttctggccaccattcacttgcattgtatggacctatagagctgaaatattctaaaaatcttaatttgtgttcagcctaagaaagaaagtcatacatgggatggcatgagggtgagaaaatgagaaaacgaaaaaatcatttttgggtgaactatccctttagccaTTTTGAAACAGTGTGACTACCTGCtattagatatatttttaaagcattatgtTCTGCATGTTTTCCAGCCTTTAACACACATATCTGAAGCAAACAGTAGTTTACAACACAGGAAATGTCAACACTTCCTTGCTGATAAAGATAACGTTCAATCTATTTGAATGCACACTCAGTTTTATCTGTACTTAGAAAATCTACAGTCCACCACAGCACCTGCACAGGAGCCTTGCGGAATTCCCTCACGCCGTTGCTCGAGCTGTTGTGAATGAGGAGCGGCTTGCATTCCCTGAAGCCCCGGAACCTCGGGCCCCCTCTACCTGCGCTGCCCACATCCGCAGCAGCATCATCATCGTCCGTGTCCTCCACACACTCGTCCCCGCTGCTGTGGTAGTCATGATACAAAGGCTGACTTCGCTGTCTGTTGTCGCCGGGGCAAACGCTGGCCACGGCGCAGAGAGTGTCGGCCAGCTCTCTCCAAGAGCGACTGTTGTGATGCTCCGTCCCGCTGCTGCCATCAACAGCAGCCGCAGTGCCAGTGGAAGATGAGGATCCTGAACCAGATGCGACGTTCTGAGAGCGCAAAACCAGAAGAAAGCGCACGGTTTCCCCGAGATAGAGATGGCTGCGACGCGGAAGCGTGCGATATCTAGCCGGGTCCGACAGATCTGAGATGGGGACGGCAGGGAAATACATAAAGTATTCGCATTGCGATTCCATCATTAACACCatgaccccccccccacacacacactgacactgcaCAGCAGCAAACAGAGAAGGGATCCGGTTAGCCTGTTCAGCCTGCAAATAACACTCCCATTCAAAGAAATGGGATAATGGATCAAATAAATCCGTATTTTTCAATTCAAGGAATGTTACGAGTGATCAAAACGGGAAAAAATACACTCATCTTTGTTTTGCCCCACATGAGTCTCTGTTCGCGCATACATACTAGTGCGCGATATGGCAGGCATCATTATCGAGATGAGATGGAGCAGAGCGTGATCAAAACTAGGCGAGAATAGTTGTTTGTCGAGTAAAGTAAACAATGATCTTCAAGCTGTAAAAGCTAGATGTTGGTACAACTTAATTCATATTAatataatcattaatattaaCTAATATACTAACTGTATTCAATAATTTGATTATTGTTAATATACTGTATCatcataacaacaataacaatatatGATCTAGTTTGTAATTGACCTGATTATATTATTAACTATGGTATAAtttcaataataaatatttatatttatacaattgtgaaaataatttacaacaaaaacacTGTTTCATTTATGAGCAAATGTTTATTGTGAACTATCAAGCTTCAGATTTCAGAATTGATAAAATCATCGATACAAATTGTTGTTCAGGTATTTTATTGAAGGGAGCTTGGATTAGC
The sequence above is a segment of the Xyrauchen texanus isolate HMW12.3.18 chromosome 2, RBS_HiC_50CHRs, whole genome shotgun sequence genome. Coding sequences within it:
- the LOC127660869 gene encoding trafficking protein particle complex subunit 14-like, whose protein sequence is MVLMMESQCEYFMYFPAVPISDLSDPARYRTLPRRSHLYLGETVRFLLVLRSQNVASGSGSSSSTGTAAAVDGSSGTEHHNSRSWRELADTLCAVASVCPGDNRQRSQPLYHDYHSSGDECVEDTDDDDAAADVGSAGRGGPRFRGFRECKPLLIHNSSSNGVREFRKAPVQSPVDEPVVLNDEVIFPLTVSLDKLPVNTLKVKIIVTVWKQEEGKAEIQEHGYLSILQQKSPCQTFRQDLNTFKAQVSTTLNVLPPPTVKCQQMTVSGRHLTVLKVLNRSSQEEVCVRDVRILPNFNASYLPMMPDGSVLLVDNVCHQSGAVAMASFYRMDSESSHLPSLLNALEEQNFLFQLQLSNQPQDDSSEGLEVPLVAVLQWSTSKLPFTNSIYTHYSLPSVRLDRPRFIMTASCPSAVKAHEHFRVRYTLLNNLQDFLAVRLVWTPEGRAQKEDPAVNAVVCHSPLSNLGYCRKGSTISVSVAFQILRAGLFELSQHMKLKLQFTASVSNPPPDARPLSRKNSPSSPAVRDILDRHQASLSLGRSQSFSHQQPSKFHLTRTGSVMERRAITPPVGSPVGRPLYLPPDRNILSLDKIAKRECKVLVLDSHT